From Microlunatus capsulatus, a single genomic window includes:
- a CDS encoding TauD/TfdA dioxygenase family protein, with product MTLLQDRATGADDRYDHVEVHPLGESIGATVSGVRLGGDVEPAAVAEIRRALLAHKVVLFSGQDHLDDAGHHEFASLLGTPTSPHPTVRGEGHGVLAIDSERGKANSWHTDVTFVDRVPAISLLRPLTLPTHGGNTVWANTVTAHDRLHPALQALVERLWAVHTNLYDYAAERDEKRVGGIDVEEQAYRDEFASQVFETEHPVVRVHPETGERSLLLGHFVKRFVGLSSHDSADLFTLLQRHVTRLENTVRWRWSPGDLAIWDNRATQHYGVADYGDQKRLLHRITLAGDVPVSVDGVRSTPRLGDASGYSALA from the coding sequence ATGACCCTGCTCCAGGACCGCGCCACCGGTGCCGACGACCGCTACGACCACGTCGAGGTGCACCCGCTGGGTGAGAGCATCGGCGCCACGGTCAGCGGCGTGCGGCTCGGCGGCGACGTCGAGCCGGCGGCCGTGGCGGAGATCCGGCGGGCCCTGCTGGCCCACAAGGTCGTCCTCTTCTCCGGCCAGGACCACCTCGACGACGCCGGCCACCACGAGTTCGCGTCCCTGCTGGGCACCCCGACCTCCCCGCACCCGACGGTGCGCGGCGAGGGCCACGGCGTGCTGGCCATCGACTCCGAGCGCGGCAAGGCCAACAGCTGGCACACCGACGTCACGTTCGTCGACCGGGTCCCGGCCATCAGCCTGCTGCGCCCGCTGACCCTGCCGACGCACGGCGGCAACACCGTCTGGGCCAACACGGTCACCGCGCACGACCGGCTGCACCCGGCCCTGCAGGCGCTGGTCGAGCGGCTCTGGGCCGTCCACACCAACCTCTACGACTACGCCGCCGAGCGGGACGAGAAGCGGGTCGGCGGCATCGACGTCGAGGAGCAGGCCTACCGCGACGAGTTCGCCTCGCAGGTCTTCGAGACCGAGCACCCCGTGGTCCGGGTGCACCCCGAGACGGGGGAGCGCTCGCTGCTGCTCGGCCACTTCGTCAAGCGCTTCGTCGGCCTGAGCAGCCACGACTCGGCCGACCTGTTCACCCTGCTGCAGCGCCACGTCACCCGGCTGGAGAACACCGTCCGCTGGCGCTGGTCGCCGGGCGACCTGGCCATCTGGGACAACCGCGCCACCCAGCACTACGGCGTCGCCGACTACGGCGACCAGAAGCGCCTGCTGCACCGCATCACCCTCGCCGGCGACGTCCCGGTGAGCGTCGACGGTGTCCGGTCCACGCCGCGGCTGGGCGACGCCTCCGGCTACTCCGCCCTCGCCTGA
- a CDS encoding sigma-70 family RNA polymerase sigma factor: MTTALHPTDRLDAVPPSLAELLVAAAAGDELAFHAFYTRTRGQTQALVRGLVRSPETTADVVQEVYATAWQHAGRYDPARGAVQAWLTTLARRKAIDRIRQMTRQADRELAHVRQTGPGEPADEVWEGVLRRVECGQVRAALQTLTAGKREVLSMTYVEGCTAVQIAERLGLPVGTVKTRRRDGLLMLRVLLQAAG, translated from the coding sequence GTGACCACCGCGCTCCACCCGACCGACCGGCTGGACGCCGTCCCGCCCTCCCTGGCCGAGCTCCTCGTGGCGGCCGCCGCCGGGGACGAGCTGGCCTTCCACGCCTTCTACACCCGGACCCGCGGCCAGACGCAGGCGCTCGTCCGCGGGCTGGTGCGCTCGCCGGAGACGACGGCCGACGTCGTCCAGGAGGTCTACGCCACCGCCTGGCAGCACGCGGGCCGCTACGACCCGGCGCGCGGGGCGGTGCAGGCCTGGCTGACCACGCTGGCCCGGCGCAAGGCCATCGACCGGATCCGCCAGATGACCCGGCAGGCCGACCGGGAGCTCGCGCACGTCCGGCAGACCGGGCCCGGGGAGCCGGCCGACGAGGTGTGGGAGGGCGTGCTGCGCCGCGTCGAGTGCGGCCAGGTCCGCGCCGCGCTGCAGACGCTCACCGCCGGCAAGCGCGAGGTGCTGTCGATGACCTACGTGGAGGGCTGCACCGCCGTGCAGATCGCCGAGCGGCTGGGCCTCCCGGTGGGCACGGTGAAGACCCGTCGCCGCGACGGGCTGCTGATGCTGCGCGTGCTGCTGCAGGCCGCCGGCTGA